A window of Longimicrobium sp. contains these coding sequences:
- a CDS encoding molybdopterin-dependent oxidoreductase, protein MSDGMKRRTFLKVLGASGAATATVGCSTGEVEKLIPYVVPPEEIVPGVPTWYTSTCRECPAGCGVHVETHEGRVTKLEGNPDHPISHGNLCPRGQAAPQGLYHPDRFRGPQIMEFGEGQPRGTTWAQAERSVAEAIRRAPRGSVVYLTPGYRGTMDRLATDFAAAIGARRVDWAPLEDTPRGLDFADADLLVSFGADFLETWGSPVDYAFQFAQQHAYRNGRRGRFVWVGPHRPLTGINADLWIETRPGTEALVAQALAGGANLAQVAQQIGPENGGAETAQRRATALQTLSTWWGEAGRKVAFGPGYAVRGPNGEALRQAVNRLNGGAASTPAAADARPIVQLIQAMNAGQVQVILIDGNDPAYTLPGGLKFAEALKKVPTRVSFSPFPDETSSVATHFLPQSHFLERWDDYTPQPGVFELVQPAMRPIFNTRAVGDILLNIARVLGVTPTAGFAGQTWLDYLRASWAGRTATQAAWEAALKRGGVFAGGGDASQALGLTAQPAAGAAAAAPAAAAAAVPAQPAPVQAAPAPAAVAFQAPRAEGPAD, encoded by the coding sequence GGTACACCAGCACCTGCCGTGAATGCCCGGCCGGGTGCGGCGTGCACGTGGAAACGCACGAGGGGCGGGTCACCAAGCTCGAGGGCAACCCCGACCACCCCATAAGCCACGGCAACCTGTGCCCGCGCGGCCAGGCCGCGCCACAGGGGCTCTATCATCCGGACCGCTTCCGCGGGCCGCAGATCATGGAGTTCGGCGAGGGACAGCCGCGCGGCACCACCTGGGCGCAGGCCGAGCGCTCCGTGGCCGAGGCCATCCGCCGCGCGCCCCGGGGCAGCGTGGTGTACCTGACGCCCGGCTACCGCGGGACCATGGACCGCCTGGCCACCGACTTCGCCGCCGCCATCGGCGCGCGGCGGGTGGACTGGGCCCCGCTGGAAGACACCCCGCGCGGGCTGGACTTCGCCGACGCCGACCTGCTGGTGTCGTTCGGCGCCGACTTCCTGGAAACCTGGGGGTCGCCCGTCGACTACGCCTTCCAGTTCGCGCAGCAGCACGCCTACCGGAACGGCCGCCGCGGCCGCTTCGTGTGGGTGGGCCCGCACCGCCCGCTCACCGGCATCAACGCCGACCTGTGGATCGAGACCCGCCCCGGCACCGAGGCCCTGGTGGCCCAGGCGCTGGCGGGCGGCGCAAACCTGGCCCAGGTGGCCCAGCAGATCGGCCCGGAGAACGGCGGGGCCGAAACGGCCCAGCGCCGCGCCACGGCGCTGCAGACGCTGTCCACGTGGTGGGGCGAGGCCGGCCGCAAGGTGGCCTTCGGCCCCGGCTACGCGGTGCGCGGCCCCAACGGCGAGGCGCTGCGCCAGGCCGTCAACCGCTTGAACGGCGGCGCCGCGTCCACCCCCGCCGCGGCCGACGCCCGGCCCATCGTGCAGCTGATCCAGGCGATGAACGCCGGCCAGGTGCAGGTGATCCTGATCGACGGCAACGACCCGGCGTACACCCTGCCCGGCGGGCTGAAGTTCGCCGAGGCGCTGAAGAAGGTGCCCACGCGCGTCAGCTTCAGCCCGTTCCCGGACGAGACGTCGTCGGTGGCCACGCACTTCCTGCCGCAGAGCCACTTCCTGGAGCGGTGGGACGACTACACGCCCCAGCCGGGGGTGTTCGAGCTGGTGCAGCCCGCCATGCGGCCCATCTTCAACACCCGGGCGGTGGGCGACATCCTGCTGAACATTGCCCGCGTGCTGGGCGTCACCCCCACCGCGGGCTTCGCCGGACAGACCTGGCTGGACTACCTGCGCGCGTCCTGGGCGGGCCGCACCGCCACGCAGGCCGCCTGGGAAGCGGCGCTCAAGCGCGGCGGCGTGTTCGCCGGCGGCGGCGACGCGTCGCAGGCCCTGGGCCTCACCGCCCAGCCCGCGGCGGGCGCAGCTGCAGCCGCTCCGGCCGCGGCCGCCGCGGCCGTGCCCGCGCAGCCCGCCCCGGTGCAGGCCGCGCCCGCGCCGGCCGCCGTCGCCTTCCAGGCGCCGCGCGCCGAGGGGCCGGCCGACG